A region of the Luteitalea sp. genome:
AGACCTGACGGCCGCACGTGCAGTGCTGCGGCGACTGACAGCCTCCTCCGGCTGATTGACGAGCTCGATGTGCCGCACACCATCAGTCGCGGCCCCGATCCCCGCTTGGCGGAACGCCAGCACGCGATAGCGGCCGTCGAACGCTGGTTCCAGCACGACTGGCTCCGCCTGCACGAGCGGCTCCGGACGTCGATTGTCGAAAACGTGACCGTGTTTCTCAGCCTGTTCGACTCCGACGCCAACGTCCAGTACGTCTTCTGCCCGGAACAGGCCTGCTACGACCCCGAGGCGAACGCCGACGGCCATCTGGGCCGTCCGCTGCCCCCGTGGCGTGAGCTGCTCGAGCAGGGCAAGGTGTTGGCGCTCAACATGCCGATGTCGGCGAACCCTGGCCTGTCACGGGTCATCGGCACCATGCTGAAGTTGGATTTCCAGCGCGCCGTCCTCAACCGGATTCCGCGCATGGCGGCACACCCGGAACGCTCGTGGCGAGACATTCTCTTCCTCTGCGATGAATACCAGGCCTTTGCCACCGCGGGCGCGGAAAACCCCATCGGCGATGACAAGGCGTTCGCCCTCTCGCGCGAGGCACGGCTGATTCCCATTGTCGCCACGCAATCGATCAGCTCGCTCATCTCCGTGCTGCCGTCGGAGACGTGGCGGACCGTGGTCCAAACGTTCCGCACGAAGCTCTTTCTCACACTGTCGGATGACCTCAGTTTGCAGTACGCCTCAACGCTGTGCGGTCGGACCCCACAGCTCTGGCCCACGTATAGCCTGGGTGAAACCGCGCACGACGCCCACGTGTCCTTGCTGACGGGACACACGAGTGGCGACAAGGCCTCCGTATCCACGAGCAAGTCGTATGGCGTACGCCTCGAACACGCCTTTGAGCCGCGCGTCTTCACCCAGCTGCGCAATGCCCAAGCCGTCGCGCTGGCGTACGACGGCATCAATCCCTTGCCGCCGACGCTGTGCTACCTGAAACCGTATTACCTCGATCGCAGCGTCTCGTACTTTCAACACCTCGCGGACGGCACCCTCTAATGGTCAATACCCTGCGCGACTTGATCGCCCCGTTCCTGCGTCCGATCGCGGCCCTGATCGACGACCCGTCGATCAGCGAGGTCATGGTCGTCCAGACCGAGCACGTCTTCGTGGAGCGCGAGGGGCGCGTCGAAGCCGTGCCTGACATTCGACTCACCGAAGCCAAGCTCACGGCGGCCGTCAAGCACATCGCGCGCTGGCATCATGAAGACATCGGCCCTCACAGGCCCTTGCTGGATACGCGCCTCGACGACGGCTCGCGGGTCGCCATTGCGATGCCGCCGGTGAGTGTGGACGGCATCACGCTGACGATTCGCAAATTCGCAGGCCGAAGGTATACGACACGCGAGCTCGTCGATCTGGGCACACTGACCGAGCCCATGCTCACGAGCGTGGAAGCCGCCATGGCCGCCCGCGAGAACATCCTCATTTCCGGCGGCACGAC
Encoded here:
- a CDS encoding TraM recognition domain-containing protein, which produces MPHTISRGPDPRLAERQHAIAAVERWFQHDWLRLHERLRTSIVENVTVFLSLFDSDANVQYVFCPEQACYDPEANADGHLGRPLPPWRELLEQGKVLALNMPMSANPGLSRVIGTMLKLDFQRAVLNRIPRMAAHPERSWRDILFLCDEYQAFATAGAENPIGDDKAFALSREARLIPIVATQSISSLISVLPSETWRTVVQTFRTKLFLTLSDDLSLQYASTLCGRTPQLWPTYSLGETAHDAHVSLLTGHTSGDKASVSTSKSYGVRLEHAFEPRVFTQLRNAQAVALAYDGINPLPPTLCYLKPYYLDRSVSYFQHLADGTL